Within Pelistega ratti, the genomic segment CTTGCATAAGCTGTAAAGAGGGTTTAGGGCGATATTGACCATTTAAACACATTTGATCAATTGCACAGATACCTTTAAAGCAGTGCTTGATATGTAATGCCTCTAATACTGTTATGGCATAATGATAGGGTGCATTTGTTAGAACGTATTTAACCCCTGGCGTTTGTTGGAGTAAATAGGCTAATCGTGGTTCAGGTTTAACAAAAGCGGTAATATCAAAATCATGGCTTTGCTTTAAGAATTCTATCGCATTAACACCATGGTGTCGTTGCATACCAATCATTGTTGCGCCATAACGTTCCCAATAGCGTTGGCGTAATTGAGTAGCTGCCTCAAAATCTATCTGTAATGCTTGCATAACTGCCATTGTCATACTTTTATCAATTTGAGAAAATACGGCATGAGAGGCATCATGTAAGGTATTATCAAGATCAAAAAGCCATACTCGTTTGGACGTAGGCGATGATTTTATGGTGTTAGATAGTGGGTGAATTAATCGCATTTGTCTTGTTTAAGCGGTAATCATTGTGCCAACATGATTATCTGTTAGCATTTCTAAAAGTAAACAATGAGGAATACGCCCATCTACAATATGTACGGATGGTATGCCTGATTGTGCCGCCTCTAATGCGGATGTAATCTTGGGTATCATTCCGCCAGAAATAGTGCCATTTTTAATGAGATTATCTATTGAGGCGGTAGAGAGATGGGTTAGTAAATTCCCGTCTTTATCTAAAACACCGGGAATATTTGTCATCAGGAGTAGTTTTTCGGCATGTAGTATTTGAGCCATCTTACCCGCAACAACATCAGCATTGATATTATAGGTTGTACCTTCTTCTGGATTAAATCCTATCGGGGAAATAATAGGGATAAATTGGTTTTCTACTAGCGTGTGGATAAGAGAAGGGTTAATCGCCGTTACCTCACCGACATGACCAATATCAAGGGGTTCAGTAGGGTTTTCTTTATTGGACATAAGTTTTTTGCGTGCTTGAATAAGATTGGCATCTTTTCCTGTTAAGCCAACTGCTTGCCCACCTGCTTGATTAATCATACTCACAATATTTTGCTGTACTTGCCCACCTAGTACCCACTCTACCACATCCATGGTTTCTTTATCAGTAACACGCATTCCTTGGATAAAATGACCTTTTTTCCCTAAGCGATTGAGAGCCGAATCAATTTGAGGCCCTCCACCATGTACGATAATGGGATTTAAGCCAATGAGTTTAAGAAATACAATGTCCTGAGCAAAGCTTTTTTGAAGATGCTCTTCTGTCATGGCATTGCCACCATATTTTATGACAATGGTTTTCCCATAAAAATGTTGGATATGAGGAAGCGTATTGGCCAAAAGCGTTGCTTTTTCTGTAGGTGATAGAGTGGTTGTCATTGGCTATCCTTATGATGGTTTGGCTAATGTTTTTTCAAGGGTTTGGATAAACTCTTCTTTATCATATGCACCAATATAGCGTTTGACAATATTACCTTTCCTATCTATTAAAAAGGCAACGGGGGTAAAGCGAATATGCCCAAAAGCCTTAGCAATTTCTCCTGTTTTATCATGTACAATGGTAAATGGTAACTCACGATCTTGGCGGAATTTTTCTATAGCAGCAGGTTTGTCATAGTTCATTGCGACAGCGATTGTATCGTATCCTTGATCTTTATATGTATTGTAGTAGTGGATGGTATCCGGCATTTGGCGAATACAAGTGACACAAGTAGTTGCCCAGAATTTAACCAGAACAACCTTACCTTTTAAATCATTAGACGTAATATCTTTCCCATCTATTGTATGATAGGTGATGGTGGGCTTATCTTCTTGAAAAGCAAAATAAGCCCCTGCAGCAATAGCAATAATAGTGATAAGGGATAAAATTATTTTTTTCATTACTTTATCATTAAATTAAAGTTTAACGTAATGGAGAGGTTGTTACGCTAGAAGATTGATTGGTATTTGTTGAGGTAGTGGCATTACTACTAGCAGCGGTATCTGAAATAATATCAAAAACCTTAACAACACGAACAACACCATCAATAGAGGCAGCGGTTTGTGCTGCAATATTCCCTTCTTGCTGAGTAACTTGCCCCATCAAATAAACAACTCCTTGTGAAGTGGTAATCACAATAGTGCGAGAAGGAATTCCTTTGGTAATAATTAATTCACTGCGTACTTTGGAGGTAATCCAAGAGTCTCTTGAGCGAGAATTAAAGTCTGCAGGAGAGGAGATAACCAGTTCATTGACGACATCTTTTACATCTGCTACGCTTCGTGCAATTTGTGTGACTCGCTCTTTATCTGCTTGTGAGGCGACTTGACCAGTAAGGAGTACTCGTTGGTTAAATGATGTCGCAATGACACGGGTAATATCTGTATTGAGTTGGTCTTTCACTCGGTTTTCAATCGTAATCCCATTGGTTTGATCGGTTAATTGCATCCCTGCTGATCGGCGATCTGATAATACGACACCTGTTGTAGCGGCAGCACCTGCAATCAGAGAAGTGACACACCCTGCTAATAGGGTTGTACTAACTAATAAGGCAATTAAAGAGGGGCGAGAAAAGGTTTTCATCTTAGTTATCTCCTAGAATGACGGCATCTAATCCATCACACATAATGTGAAGTAAAAGAATATGAATTTCTTGAATACGCATGGTGCGGTTATGTGGCACACAGAGATGAATATCAGAGGGTTTTAGAATATCATTTAAAGCACCACCTCCTTTGCCACTTAGGGCAATCACAGTGAGTCCCTTTTGATGGGCGGTATGAATTGCTTTAATGACATTAGGTGAATGACCACTTGTACTAATAGCTACAAGAAGATCGCCTGCTTGTCCTAAGGCACGAACTTGACGCTCAAAAACATCATCAAAACCATAGTCATTGCCCACCGCAGTCAGAATAGAGGTATCTGTATTTAGTGCAATCCCTGCTAGAGGCATACGGTCTCGTTCAAAGCGTCCTACTAATTCAGCGATAAAGTGTTGTGCATCGGCTGCTGAACCACCATTACCACAAGCGAGAACTTTTTTCCCTTGCTGAATAGTTTGAGTCAGTTTTTCTGTGGCTTGGGCGAGAGGTGTACTTAATGCTTCTGCGCTGAGTTGAAGGGCTTTAGCATTATCTTCAAAATGCATTGAGATACGAGTCAGTAAATCCATGTCTTGGTTATGTGATAAGTTTAGAAACTATTAGTATAACCCTGACAGTGTATAAGGTCTGTAAAATTCTTATTTTCGCTTAAATCAAATCTTTCAATAAATTCCTATGCCGAGTGATTATTGGCTATCAAAAGCATATACTAAACATATAGGGTATATTCGATAAGTTCATAGGTAAACAGGGTATAGTTTCTTGCTTATATTAGGTAAGATAAATATTATGTTAATAGTGAGATGCGTTTTTTTGAGCCATTCTTTAACAGGTTTATGCGTATGTTTTATTCATCACTATTTTCCTTACTTTAATAATATCTGGTTTACAGAAAAATAATAGCATGATAAAAACCTATATTTTAATCTCTAAAAAGTAATATTTTTAAGCCAAATTTTCTCGTTATTTTCAATACAAACGGCATCAAAACGACAAAAGGGAGTTTTTTGCTGAAAATAGGTATAAGAAAGAAAGGGGAGAAAGTATTCTGCCGTACGGATAAGACGTTTGATTTTATGAGGGGTGATACTTTGGATAGCACCACCATAGCGATTATGCTGTCGAAAGCGAACCTCAATAAAAACAAGCGTTTGTTTATCTCTCATCACTGCATCAATTTCACCAAGAGGGCAGGCTAAGTTTTTATGGAGTAATTGTAATCCCTGTGATTGTAAATACTCAATGGCGATATCCTCATAGGAAAATCCCTTTTCTTGGGATATAGAGTAATGGTGATTTTTGAATAAGGTGTGAGGTTGTGTATTTTTTGAGTGAGAAGGTTTAATCGTACGGAGTTGATTTTGCTGGAATATCTTTGTCATTGAGGTTATCCTAGGTGCTGATGAATAAAAGTAATAAATAACTTAAATAAGTGCTAAACCTATCAAATATCTGCAAATTTCCTAGGTTTCGCCCATAATACTATATCTATCTTTTATTGGATTGAATACCCTATGTCAATGTGTACTGGACAATTTAGTCCTATTATTGAAAAAAATATTGAAGAGTTATCACGACAATATTGGTCTGAAGCGACTTTATA encodes:
- a CDS encoding BON domain-containing protein codes for the protein MKTFSRPSLIALLVSTTLLAGCVTSLIAGAAATTGVVLSDRRSAGMQLTDQTNGITIENRVKDQLNTDITRVIATSFNQRVLLTGQVASQADKERVTQIARSVADVKDVVNELVISSPADFNSRSRDSWITSKVRSELIITKGIPSRTIVITTSQGVVYLMGQVTQQEGNIAAQTAASIDGVVRVVKVFDIISDTAASSNATTSTNTNQSSSVTTSPLR
- a CDS encoding peroxiredoxin family protein, which codes for MKKIILSLITIIAIAAGAYFAFQEDKPTITYHTIDGKDITSNDLKGKVVLVKFWATTCVTCIRQMPDTIHYYNTYKDQGYDTIAVAMNYDKPAAIEKFRQDRELPFTIVHDKTGEIAKAFGHIRFTPVAFLIDRKGNIVKRYIGAYDKEEFIQTLEKTLAKPS
- a CDS encoding pyrimidine 5'-nucleotidase, producing the protein MRLIHPLSNTIKSSPTSKRVWLFDLDNTLHDASHAVFSQIDKSMTMAVMQALQIDFEAATQLRQRYWERYGATMIGMQRHHGVNAIEFLKQSHDFDITAFVKPEPRLAYLLQQTPGVKYVLTNAPYHYAITVLEALHIKHCFKGICAIDQMCLNGQYRPKPSLQLMQALLKELNCPAHHITLVEDTLKNLKTAKYLGMQCAHIFNQYTPFSTAYDGRPSYVDIKVHSIQALLLSPFARQT
- a CDS encoding phosphoheptose isomerase gives rise to the protein MDLLTRISMHFEDNAKALQLSAEALSTPLAQATEKLTQTIQQGKKVLACGNGGSAADAQHFIAELVGRFERDRMPLAGIALNTDTSILTAVGNDYGFDDVFERQVRALGQAGDLLVAISTSGHSPNVIKAIHTAHQKGLTVIALSGKGGGALNDILKPSDIHLCVPHNRTMRIQEIHILLLHIMCDGLDAVILGDN
- the argB gene encoding acetylglutamate kinase, whose protein sequence is MTTTLSPTEKATLLANTLPHIQHFYGKTIVIKYGGNAMTEEHLQKSFAQDIVFLKLIGLNPIIVHGGGPQIDSALNRLGKKGHFIQGMRVTDKETMDVVEWVLGGQVQQNIVSMINQAGGQAVGLTGKDANLIQARKKLMSNKENPTEPLDIGHVGEVTAINPSLIHTLVENQFIPIISPIGFNPEEGTTYNINADVVAGKMAQILHAEKLLLMTNIPGVLDKDGNLLTHLSTASIDNLIKNGTISGGMIPKITSALEAAQSGIPSVHIVDGRIPHCLLLEMLTDNHVGTMITA
- a CDS encoding YraN family protein, with protein sequence MTKIFQQNQLRTIKPSHSKNTQPHTLFKNHHYSISQEKGFSYEDIAIEYLQSQGLQLLHKNLACPLGEIDAVMRDKQTLVFIEVRFRQHNRYGGAIQSITPHKIKRLIRTAEYFLPFLSYTYFQQKTPFCRFDAVCIENNEKIWLKNITF